In Dyadobacter subterraneus, a single genomic region encodes these proteins:
- a CDS encoding SDR family NAD(P)-dependent oxidoreductase, whose protein sequence is MNKLIDKVAIVTGASKGIGASIATYFAAEGAKVVVNYASSKEGADKVVKAITDNGGIAIAVQGDVSIESDVSRIFEETKSAFGTLDILVNNAGIFQYAPIEDVKADSFHQQFNINVLGSVLAIQQSLKLFGTRGGNIINISSGASRTPVPTGAIYSASKAALDAVTVSLSKEFSGRNIRINSLLPGAIETEGTHNNGFIGSDFHTKIVANTSLGRTGQPEDVAKVALFLASDDSGWITGEQISVSGGIFGL, encoded by the coding sequence ATGAATAAGTTAATAGATAAAGTTGCAATCGTAACAGGAGCATCTAAAGGAATTGGAGCATCAATTGCCACCTATTTTGCAGCCGAAGGCGCAAAGGTTGTGGTTAATTATGCTTCCAGTAAAGAAGGAGCTGACAAAGTGGTAAAAGCCATAACGGATAACGGGGGTATCGCCATTGCGGTGCAGGGCGATGTGTCGATAGAGAGTGATGTAAGCAGGATTTTTGAAGAAACAAAAAGTGCCTTTGGAACATTAGACATTCTGGTGAACAATGCCGGCATTTTTCAGTATGCGCCCATTGAGGATGTCAAAGCAGATTCTTTCCATCAACAGTTCAACATTAATGTCCTTGGATCTGTACTTGCTATTCAGCAATCACTAAAACTGTTTGGTACTAGGGGTGGAAACATAATCAACATTAGCTCGGGGGCGAGTAGGACGCCGGTTCCAACAGGAGCAATATATTCTGCATCAAAAGCGGCACTTGATGCGGTTACTGTTTCTTTGTCGAAAGAATTTAGCGGCAGAAATATTCGTATCAATTCTCTTTTACCCGGGGCGATAGAAACTGAAGGTACCCATAACAATGGTTTCATTGGCAGTGATTTTCACACAAAAATAGTCGCCAATACATCACTTGGCCGTACCGGTCAGCCTGAAGACGTTGCAAAAGTCGCCTTATTTCTTGCTTCGGATGATTCCGGATGGATTACAGGTGAACAAATTTCTGTTTCAGGAGGAATTTTCGGACTTTAA
- a CDS encoding Crp/Fnr family transcriptional regulator, with product MLTPLLNYIKERSVTALSKEDIDLLSEAFIAKKLRKRQFFLQEGEICKYIGFIVKGATRQYTVDAKGSEHILNLGIENWWVSDRESYHKRTPSIYNIDAWEETELLLLPKINDFYERVNSIPAFKEMRTKLDDNNHMAIQKRLLSSKNHIAEYRYKELQKTYPEFLARFPQHIIASYLGITKETLSRIRNQSPRG from the coding sequence ATGCTTACGCCACTGTTGAACTATATAAAAGAGCGGTCGGTAACCGCACTTTCAAAAGAAGATATTGATTTGCTAAGCGAGGCTTTTATCGCAAAAAAATTGCGCAAAAGACAATTTTTTTTGCAGGAAGGTGAGATTTGCAAGTATATTGGGTTCATTGTGAAAGGTGCGACCCGGCAGTATACCGTTGACGCGAAAGGCTCCGAACACATACTGAACCTTGGTATTGAGAATTGGTGGGTATCGGATCGTGAAAGTTATCACAAACGAACACCCAGCATATATAATATTGATGCTTGGGAAGAGACTGAACTACTTTTATTACCAAAAATTAATGATTTTTATGAGCGGGTCAACAGCATTCCTGCCTTTAAGGAAATGCGCACCAAATTGGATGACAATAACCATATGGCCATTCAAAAACGGCTGCTTTCTTCTAAAAACCATATAGCAGAATACCGATATAAGGAACTGCAAAAAACGTATCCGGAATTCCTTGCAAGATTTCCGCAGCATATAATCGCTTCCTACCTGGGCATAACCAAGGAGACATTAAGCCGTATTCGCAATCAGTCACCAAGGGGATAA
- a CDS encoding SDR family oxidoreductase has protein sequence MNSIKTALVTGANKGIGLATVERLARHGYKVWLGSRDFSRGQAAVESLRAKGLDVHLLTIDVADDDSVSKAAYFLTKQTTHLDILINNAGVALNLKSLPSDEKMSLIRETFETNTFGPIRVTQAFLPLLKAAEQARIIMLSSIVGSIGLSSDPDIIYGQVNFMGYSSSKAALNMVTVAFAKELGPSGIKVYAVEPGHIRTDLNENTGTLSTHEGAAVPLRYATRNLDVTNGGFFGPEGALPW, from the coding sequence ATGAATAGCATAAAAACTGCTCTGGTAACCGGAGCAAACAAAGGCATAGGACTTGCTACAGTAGAAAGGCTGGCCAGACACGGCTATAAAGTATGGCTGGGATCGCGCGACTTTTCGCGCGGTCAGGCAGCTGTTGAAAGCCTTCGCGCCAAGGGACTGGACGTGCACTTGCTCACGATTGACGTCGCAGATGACGACAGTGTATCGAAAGCGGCATACTTTTTAACTAAACAAACAACGCATCTGGATATTTTAATTAATAACGCCGGTGTCGCGCTGAACCTGAAAAGCCTTCCCAGCGATGAAAAAATGAGCCTGATCAGGGAAACTTTTGAAACGAATACTTTCGGGCCAATCCGCGTAACTCAGGCTTTTCTGCCTTTGCTGAAAGCGGCTGAGCAGGCCCGCATCATCATGTTAAGTAGTATTGTTGGCTCTATCGGCTTGAGTTCAGATCCCGACATCATCTACGGACAGGTCAATTTTATGGGTTATTCCAGTTCAAAAGCAGCACTCAATATGGTCACCGTTGCATTTGCCAAGGAACTGGGACCTTCAGGGATCAAAGTTTATGCCGTCGAGCCCGGACACATACGTACTGACCTCAACGAAAATACAGGAACTCTAAGTACTCATGAAGGCGCAGCTGTACCGCTGCGCTATGCGACGAGGAATCTGGACGTTACAAACGGAGGCTTTTTTGGACCGGAAGGCGCCCTCCCCTGGTAG
- a CDS encoding SDR family oxidoreductase: MEIATKELTGKVALVTGGTKGIGKAIADELKGLGATVIISARRRPDANPEHAFIAADLTKPEDNKQLAEKIIKEYGALDILINNVGGTSAPAGGFSVLSDQDWENDLQLNLLAAVKLDRALVPLMIERNTGVVIHISSLNGKLPLYASNFSYGVTKAALNNYSKALANELASKGIRVITVSPGMVKTTAMENFLQSYGSSIGKNLDETAQLVMDSLGGVPLNRLAQPEEIAHLIGFLVSPKASYITGSNVVIDGGTIPTVY; the protein is encoded by the coding sequence ATGGAAATAGCAACAAAAGAATTAACCGGGAAAGTGGCGCTGGTTACCGGGGGCACAAAAGGTATAGGCAAAGCAATAGCAGATGAGCTCAAAGGTCTGGGAGCCACTGTAATTATTTCAGCAAGGCGCAGGCCTGATGCAAATCCGGAGCACGCCTTTATCGCAGCAGATCTTACCAAGCCAGAGGATAACAAACAGTTAGCAGAGAAAATTATAAAAGAATACGGCGCACTTGATATTTTAATTAATAATGTGGGTGGTACATCGGCACCGGCAGGCGGTTTTAGTGTACTGTCTGATCAGGACTGGGAAAATGATTTGCAGTTGAATCTATTAGCAGCAGTCAAACTAGACAGGGCACTTGTTCCCCTAATGATAGAGCGTAATACCGGGGTGGTTATCCATATTTCCTCCCTTAACGGCAAGTTACCGCTTTATGCATCCAATTTCTCTTACGGTGTAACCAAGGCAGCCCTGAATAATTACAGCAAAGCATTGGCCAATGAACTTGCATCCAAAGGTATCCGCGTAATTACCGTCTCACCCGGTATGGTAAAAACCACTGCCATGGAAAATTTTCTTCAAAGCTATGGCTCTTCCATTGGAAAAAATCTTGACGAAACAGCCCAGCTGGTAATGGACAGTCTTGGAGGCGTACCATTAAATAGACTGGCCCAGCCCGAAGAAATAGCTCATCTGATAGGATTTCTGGTTTCACCCAAAGCCTCTTACATTACTGGGAGCAACGTGGTGATAGATGGCGGGACCATACCTACTGTTTATTAA
- a CDS encoding TetR/AcrR family transcriptional regulator yields the protein MAGRHKLFDEKELIKKALTVFWKKGYHMSSADELITAMGVSTGSFYLSFKGGKKELYQKTLVQFASNCNNDFRNKLMQQENPVLYIKEFFLSMTDTPAFLQAVGCYLGNSLIEMSTTDQHSRELIVTLLKEIEAVFCEALRKAQVSGFLKTTQSPELLGRHLINLWNGINVTRRMYGHDGFTKEMIELNLKVLE from the coding sequence ATGGCCGGCAGACACAAATTATTTGACGAGAAGGAATTAATCAAAAAGGCGCTTACAGTATTTTGGAAAAAAGGATATCACATGTCATCTGCCGACGAGCTTATCACTGCGATGGGAGTAAGCACAGGCAGTTTTTATCTTTCATTCAAGGGGGGTAAGAAAGAACTTTATCAGAAAACCCTTGTGCAGTTTGCATCCAATTGCAACAATGATTTTCGAAACAAGCTCATGCAGCAGGAGAATCCAGTGCTTTACATTAAAGAATTTTTTTTGTCCATGACTGATACGCCGGCGTTCCTGCAAGCTGTCGGCTGTTATCTGGGAAATTCCTTGATTGAAATGTCGACCACCGATCAGCATTCAAGAGAATTAATCGTTACGCTCTTAAAAGAAATAGAAGCTGTTTTTTGCGAAGCACTACGAAAAGCACAGGTATCAGGATTCTTAAAAACTACCCAAAGTCCTGAATTGCTAGGCCGTCATTTAATTAATCTTTGGAATGGCATCAATGTAACAAGGCGGATGTATGGTCACGATGGTTTTACAAAAGAAATGATTGAACTGAATTTAAAAGTGTTGGAATGA
- a CDS encoding saccharopine dehydrogenase family protein, translating into MEISNEVAGTKLLIYGATGYTGLMICHEAARRGLDFEIAGRNEEKLSALSQQLNVPYHVFSVADKSGWEKSLLEKTCLLNTAGPFSETAEPAMEACIKNQVHYVDIAAEVDIYRLAESKNSAATASGIMILSGAGLFSMYDPLIVHAAKRVKNPVALRSAFQYSGGFTPGSVASSANIIQAGILVRINGLIRQLPVAEPSAFDFGSGPRQCFPTPLGGIVLCYKSTGIPNIEEFFQMALPATKGSDHSTVMDEEINPDSEEPSRILAEVTGADGSVVRSIATMPAGYMPTVTAAIEVVSRELDGSYKAGFQSPASVYGEQLLQSLQVEIIDL; encoded by the coding sequence ATGGAAATATCAAATGAAGTTGCCGGCACAAAACTGCTCATATACGGCGCAACAGGATATACAGGATTAATGATTTGCCACGAGGCTGCCAGACGTGGCCTTGATTTTGAGATTGCGGGTAGAAATGAGGAAAAACTTTCGGCGTTATCACAACAGCTAAATGTTCCTTACCATGTATTTTCAGTGGCAGATAAATCGGGCTGGGAAAAAAGCCTTTTAGAAAAAACGTGTTTGCTGAACACCGCAGGTCCCTTTAGTGAAACCGCAGAACCGGCCATGGAGGCCTGTATTAAAAATCAGGTACATTATGTTGACATCGCGGCAGAAGTTGATATTTATCGCCTTGCCGAGTCTAAAAATTCAGCAGCGACAGCCTCTGGTATTATGATACTTTCCGGAGCCGGGCTTTTTTCGATGTATGATCCACTGATCGTTCACGCTGCCAAGCGGGTGAAAAATCCTGTTGCTTTAAGGTCAGCTTTTCAATACAGCGGCGGGTTTACACCGGGTTCTGTCGCCAGCAGTGCCAACATTATCCAGGCAGGTATTCTTGTAAGAATAAACGGGTTGATCCGGCAATTACCTGTCGCAGAACCTTCTGCGTTTGATTTTGGCAGTGGTCCACGGCAGTGCTTTCCAACACCACTGGGTGGGATTGTATTGTGTTACAAATCAACGGGCATCCCTAATATTGAAGAGTTTTTTCAAATGGCGTTGCCGGCAACCAAAGGGTCAGACCATTCAACGGTCATGGACGAAGAAATAAATCCAGATTCGGAAGAACCGAGCAGAATTTTGGCCGAGGTAACAGGAGCCGATGGATCTGTTGTAAGATCGATAGCCACTATGCCAGCGGGCTATATGCCAACTGTTACTGCGGCAATCGAGGTTGTATCGCGTGAATTAGACGGCTCTTATAAAGCAGGCTTCCAATCGCCGGCTTCTGTCTATGGAGAGCAGCTACTGCAATCATTACAAGTCGAGATTATCGACCTGTAG
- a CDS encoding TetR/AcrR family transcriptional regulator yields the protein MARNVEFDEQLAVSKAMDVFWRKGYNGTTMRDLTEAMGINSSSLYNTIGDKHELFIRSLRHYTESRMKAAIKQLEPIKSPLRAIEKFIQSSAYAITNEPNSCLAIKTTFEVAASDKQVQQIIKADNDFTYNLLISLVERAIVKGEIKVSQDAAMLTDYIINHFTGWHESFIIHKDKTRIKKMAAFLVQQISL from the coding sequence ATGGCAAGAAATGTAGAATTTGACGAACAGTTAGCAGTATCCAAAGCAATGGATGTCTTTTGGAGAAAGGGCTATAACGGCACTACGATGAGAGATCTGACAGAGGCGATGGGCATTAACAGTAGTAGCTTGTACAATACGATAGGGGACAAACACGAACTTTTTATCCGCAGCCTAAGGCATTATACGGAGTCGAGAATGAAAGCTGCTATAAAGCAGTTAGAACCTATCAAATCGCCGCTTAGGGCAATTGAAAAATTTATTCAATCATCCGCTTATGCCATTACAAATGAACCTAATAGCTGCTTAGCCATTAAAACGACATTTGAAGTAGCCGCAAGTGATAAGCAGGTGCAGCAGATCATAAAAGCGGACAATGATTTTACTTATAATCTGCTGATCAGTTTAGTGGAAAGAGCCATAGTTAAAGGAGAAATTAAAGTAAGCCAGGACGCAGCCATGTTGACAGATTATATCATCAACCATTTTACCGGATGGCACGAGTCGTTTATCATTCATAAGGATAAGACACGCATCAAGAAAATGGCAGCATTCCTGGTTCAGCAGATAAGCCTGTAA
- a CDS encoding nuclear transport factor 2 family protein → MSQPKYKISSEREIENLIAHYTHLLDKGDFAGVGTLFSNGRIGSLGEFTDGVNIEAMLKSNLQLYPNGTPQTVHVTTNTVIRISDDETLATAKSYLIIYQQDTERSFPLQPVMTGTYDDVFVRIDGKWHFKERSLSMGFAGDLSHHANPNGPSAKILKENE, encoded by the coding sequence ATGAGTCAACCAAAATATAAAATCAGCAGTGAAAGAGAGATCGAAAATCTAATCGCACATTACACACATTTATTGGATAAGGGTGACTTTGCCGGAGTAGGTACTTTGTTTTCAAATGGTAGAATAGGCTCTCTTGGCGAATTCACAGACGGTGTAAATATTGAAGCAATGCTTAAATCTAATCTTCAGCTTTATCCTAACGGTACGCCACAGACAGTCCACGTAACAACGAATACGGTTATACGGATAAGCGATGATGAAACCTTAGCTACTGCGAAGTCTTATCTTATTATCTATCAGCAGGATACCGAGCGGTCATTTCCGCTGCAGCCAGTCATGACAGGTACTTATGACGATGTCTTTGTTCGCATCGACGGTAAATGGCATTTTAAAGAAAGAAGTCTTTCTATGGGTTTTGCCGGAGACTTGTCACACCATGCAAATCCAAACGGCCCATCTGCAAAAATACTGAAAGAAAATGAATAG
- a CDS encoding helix-turn-helix domain-containing protein, producing the protein MDIQFLVPRTNITYDRARALQKELLKEDFQVVRVPGGDQKFSCLPYNQKGLFKISIHHGANRIYYADKMSEMKEQAILFSRPNMVYHFEPLGEQYSGYLCVFTEKFFDQFVNINDYPLFIPGASPLTEISAAQMESFTKLFEKMEHENELNFTYKYDTIRVLVLQLILDTLKLRPTPDLKSRESNSSLRLSNHFKELLEGQFPILNPAYKMILRHPAEFADALFVHVNHLNRSLKEVTEKTTSQLIADRIFLEAKILLQNTEWNINEIAWCLGFEDLAHFIKFFKRNAGTTPGGLRKVLTV; encoded by the coding sequence ATGGACATCCAGTTTTTAGTGCCCAGAACAAATATAACTTATGACAGAGCCAGGGCTTTGCAAAAAGAACTTCTAAAAGAAGATTTTCAAGTAGTCCGTGTTCCAGGTGGAGATCAAAAGTTTAGCTGTTTACCCTATAATCAGAAAGGCCTTTTCAAGATCAGCATTCATCATGGGGCTAACCGGATTTATTATGCCGACAAAATGTCGGAAATGAAAGAACAGGCTATTTTATTTTCCAGGCCGAATATGGTTTACCACTTCGAGCCGCTCGGTGAGCAGTATTCGGGCTATCTTTGTGTCTTTACAGAAAAGTTTTTTGATCAGTTTGTCAACATTAACGATTATCCGCTATTCATACCGGGAGCATCGCCATTGACGGAAATCTCAGCTGCACAAATGGAATCCTTTACGAAACTTTTTGAGAAAATGGAGCATGAAAACGAGCTTAATTTTACCTATAAATATGATACAATAAGGGTCCTGGTCCTTCAACTGATACTGGATACGCTCAAATTGCGGCCTACTCCTGATCTGAAATCAAGGGAATCCAACAGCTCGTTGCGGCTCAGCAACCACTTTAAGGAACTACTCGAAGGGCAGTTTCCTATTCTGAACCCGGCATACAAAATGATTTTAAGGCACCCGGCTGAATTTGCTGACGCATTATTTGTACACGTAAATCACCTTAACAGGTCGTTGAAAGAAGTAACAGAGAAAACAACATCACAATTAATTGCAGACAGAATTTTTTTAGAAGCTAAAATTCTCTTGCAAAATACAGAATGGAATATTAATGAAATAGCCTGGTGTCTGGGCTTTGAGGATCTGGCTCATTTTATTAAATTTTTTAAGAGAAATGCAGGTACAACACCTGGGGGGTTAAGGAAAGTGCTTACTGTTTGA
- a CDS encoding MazG-like protein: MKDLNLDEVLTRSLIIRKLYHELELEHHSSEWSVEEDALAFMTDAALVGRLTMAQQGRWPKGDKPENELSHKLGESIWWLIILADRMNIDIKTSLEGFLSRTEKLLKK; encoded by the coding sequence ATGAAAGATTTAAATCTAGACGAGGTGCTAACTCGTTCACTGATCATTAGGAAGTTATACCATGAGTTAGAACTCGAACACCATAGCAGTGAGTGGTCTGTTGAAGAAGATGCGCTGGCATTTATGACAGATGCCGCGCTTGTTGGCAGGTTAACGATGGCACAGCAAGGACGCTGGCCCAAAGGCGATAAGCCGGAAAATGAACTTTCGCACAAATTAGGTGAGAGTATCTGGTGGTTGATTATCCTGGCCGACCGCATGAATATTGATATAAAAACATCATTGGAAGGATTTCTGTCCCGAACCGAAAAGCTTTTAAAAAAATAG
- a CDS encoding FMN-dependent NADH-azoreductase — MRIFHLISSPRGEASISTKLSSAIVEKLIQANVGSIVTTRNLSTEPFPNLEEVHIGSFFTPEEEFTPELAAAAKKSEDAIAQLLETDIIVIGAPMYNFTIHTALKSWIDHIVRANKTFAFTENGAQGFVTGKKLYIGLSSGGIFTEGPFKLYDFAEPYLRFIFGFIGITDVTIYRVQGLNVPIIKETALQQAIDSIVI, encoded by the coding sequence ATGAGAATATTTCATCTGATATCAAGTCCCCGTGGAGAAGCCTCGATCAGTACAAAACTAAGCAGTGCGATAGTTGAAAAATTAATACAGGCCAATGTAGGCAGTATAGTAACGACGCGCAACCTGTCCACTGAACCTTTTCCAAATCTGGAAGAAGTGCATATTGGTTCATTCTTTACCCCAGAAGAGGAATTTACCCCTGAGCTTGCCGCGGCTGCTAAAAAATCAGAGGATGCCATCGCACAATTGTTGGAAACGGATATAATTGTGATTGGCGCTCCAATGTATAATTTTACGATACACACGGCTTTAAAGTCCTGGATAGATCATATTGTACGAGCGAATAAAACCTTTGCTTTTACTGAAAATGGTGCCCAAGGTTTTGTTACCGGCAAAAAGTTGTACATCGGTTTATCATCGGGCGGCATTTTTACAGAAGGCCCGTTTAAACTTTATGATTTCGCAGAACCGTATTTACGTTTTATATTCGGCTTTATCGGGATTACAGACGTGACTATTTATCGCGTGCAAGGATTAAATGTTCCAATCATCAAAGAAACGGCTCTTCAACAAGCGATTGATAGCATAGTAATTTAA
- a CDS encoding SDR family oxidoreductase, with protein MENNQNNNSELKGKVALVTGGTKGIGKAIADRLGQAGATVIIIARNGPVDNLYGHHFIQADLVKAEEAAPVIAGILQKFGTVDILINNMGGSSSPSGGFSTLTDEHWENDLRLNLLAPARVDREVLPTMLEKKNGVIIHISSVSGIIPIWESLGAYAVAKAALINYSKSLSKEVSSKGVRVLTVSPGMVKTETMSNYLQTLADEAGITIEDSTDAAMKSLGGIPMGRMANPEDVAELVGYLVSPRASYLSGANYIIDGGTNPTV; from the coding sequence ATGGAAAATAATCAGAATAACAATTCAGAACTTAAGGGTAAAGTCGCTCTTGTAACGGGCGGAACAAAAGGTATAGGAAAAGCCATTGCCGACAGATTGGGACAAGCTGGTGCAACTGTAATTATAATAGCTAGAAATGGGCCTGTCGACAATCTATATGGACATCATTTTATCCAAGCAGATTTGGTAAAGGCGGAAGAGGCAGCACCTGTTATCGCAGGAATTCTCCAAAAATTTGGTACTGTTGATATTCTCATCAACAACATGGGTGGATCAAGCAGTCCTTCAGGCGGTTTCAGTACTCTGACAGACGAGCACTGGGAGAATGATCTGAGACTCAACCTGCTGGCTCCGGCACGTGTAGACAGGGAAGTTTTGCCAACAATGCTTGAAAAGAAAAATGGTGTTATTATCCATATATCTTCAGTCAGCGGGATAATTCCTATTTGGGAGTCTTTGGGCGCCTACGCGGTAGCCAAGGCGGCCTTGATCAATTATAGTAAAAGCCTTTCGAAAGAAGTTAGCTCCAAAGGCGTTCGTGTGCTGACCGTATCACCCGGTATGGTCAAAACCGAAACAATGAGTAATTACCTGCAAACACTCGCTGATGAGGCGGGTATCACCATAGAAGACAGCACAGATGCTGCAATGAAAAGCCTTGGCGGCATTCCTATGGGTAGAATGGCAAATCCTGAGGATGTCGCAGAACTGGTAGGCTATTTGGTTTCACCAAGAGCATCCTACCTATCAGGAGCAAACTACATCATTGACGGTGGAACAAACCCGACCGTGTAA